A single Ischnura elegans chromosome 13 unlocalized genomic scaffold, ioIscEleg1.1 SUPER_13_unloc_4, whole genome shotgun sequence DNA region contains:
- the LOC124173314 gene encoding gastrula zinc finger protein XlCGF57.1-like: MHQDSSNQPTAPEDREPIESLTMPQKTTTEAFWLLAPEEMPIQTTSTSYLLAKGNVLNHSIDECIGPTYLVTQANKAGVSHVGIGRNLMDKDLDKCGASETDEISSCSISHDRQLISKDIESLKNSRGGAAIAVVGEKSGCDAPNTSHNLRFIRISRNDRSGCETIMGGNNEVLNCLIENPGNSYSSNEDSYNCFNCRDVFNNKKELIKHMKIHFVARNFDAAAESSIVDVSLEALPSSGHSISCKPTISKALSGLDRKRQEPMPKENVLIKEISGGKGDEKNIRRLTRSFTLEEKSTSQRLSSESSSIRNLRNHVGPRKEKRLYSCSECTESFTQKRDLTVHKITHTGGKTYSCSTCSKSFTRRGHLNIHSRTHTGEKPFICKVCSKSFSTKDVLYAHVRKHTGERPYSCKVCEKSFSDKSNLVRHVCMHTGEKLFPCNECEKSFSDKSNLVRHIRTHTGEKTFSCRICKKSFTQKSNLKSHIRTHTGEKPFSCNLCKKSFSEKSHLVIHIRTHTGDKPYSCSICRKCFTQKSTLDNHLRTHTGEKPFICNLCSKSFARKSHLTSHIRTHTGEKPFSCNECEKSFSDKSNLVRHIRTHTGDKPYSCSICRMCFTQSDHLKSHMRKHSGEKPFICNLCSKSFTRKSQLTSHIRTHT; this comes from the coding sequence gGCTCCTTGCTCCTGAAGAAATGCCCATTcaaacaacatcaacttcatatctgcttGCGAAAGGAAATGTATTGAATCATTCAATCGATGAATGCATTGGTCCGACATATTTGGTGACACAAGCAAACAAGGCTGGTGTATCCCATGTAGGGATAGGAAGAAATCTTATGGATAAAGACTTGGATAAATGTGGTGCTTCTGAAACTGATGAGATATCAAGTTGCTCGATTTCACATGATAGGCAATTAATTAGCAAAGATATTGAATCACTTAAAAACAGCAGAGGTGGAGCCGCAATAGCTGTTGTAGGGGAGAaaagtggttgtgatgcaccaaatacCTCGCATAACCTTAGGTTTATCAGAATAAGTAGAAATGACAGAAGTGGCTGTGAGACCATCATGGGAGGCAACAACGAGGTACTTAATTGCTTGATCGAAAATCCAGGGAACAGttacagttcaaacgaagattcatataattgcttcaactgcagagatgtgttcaacaacaaaaaggagctaatcaaacacatgaaaattcattttgttgctcgtaattttgatgctgcagcagaatcatcaatcgtagATGTGTCTCTGGAAGCACTTCCATCAAGCGGACACAGCATTTCTTGCAAGCCTACCATCTCAAAGGCTTTAAGTGGGCTGGATAGGAAAAGACAAGAGCCTATGCCAAAAGAAAATGTGCTCATCAAGGAAATcagtggaggaaaaggggacGAGAAAAATATAAGACGATTGACGAGAAGTTTCACTCTGGAAGAGAAATCAACTTCACAGCGTTTATCTTCAGAGTCATCTAGCATTAGAAATCTACGCAATCACGTGGGTCCGAGAAAGGAAAAGAGGCTATATTCATGCAGCGAGTGCACTGAGTCCTTCACTCAGAAAAGGGATCTCACCGTACACAAAATTACACACACAGGAGGGAAAACGTATTCCTGTAGCACTTGCAGCAAGTCTTTCACTCGTAGAGGTCATCTCAATATTCACTcccgaacacacacgggagagaagccttttatatgtaAGGTGTGCAGCAAGTCCTTCTCTACGAAAGACGTTCTCTACGCACACGTACGTAAACACACAGGAGAAAGGCCTTATTCATGCAaagtgtgtgaaaagtctttctcggataagagtaacttagttagacatgtgtgcatgcacacgggagagaaactgtTTCCttgcaatgagtgtgaaaagtctttctcggataagagcaacttagttagacatattcgtacgcaCACGGGTGAGAAAACTTTTTCATGCAGAATCTGCAAGAAATCTTTCACTCAGAAGAGTAATCTCAAAAGTCACATTCGAACACatacgggagagaagcctttttcatgcaacttgtgtaaaaagtctttctcggaGAAGAGCCACTTAGTTATACACATTCGTACTcacacgggggataaaccgtattcttgtagcatttgccgcaagtgtttcactcagaagAGTACTCTCGACAATCACTTGCGAACACATAccggagagaagccttttatatgcAACCTGTGCAGCAAGTCTTTTGCTAGGAAAAGTCACCTCACCTCACACATTCGAACACAtacgggagagaaacctttttcatgcaatgagtgtgaaaagtctttctccgaTAAGAGCaacttagttagacatattcgtacgcatacgggggataaaccgtattcttgtagcatttgccgcaTGTGTTTCACTCAGAGTGATCATCTTAAGAGTCACATGCGAAAAcactcgggagagaagccttttatctGCAACCTGTGCAGCAAGTCCTTCACTAGGAAAAGTCAGCTCACCTCACACATTCGAACACACACgtga